One Halosegnis longus DNA window includes the following coding sequences:
- a CDS encoding 2-oxoacid:acceptor oxidoreductase subunit alpha — translation MTEDLNWAVGGEAGDGIDSTGKIFAQALSRAGRHVFTSKDFASRIRGGYTAYKVRTSVDRVESVVDRLDILIALTERTVEENMDELHDDSIIIFDGERSMMSDFEAPGEMFGLDVPLKRLAEDAGGAIMRNIVALGAACEVSEFPIENLDESLEKRFGNKGESIVANNKEAARLGQEYVQEEYDLSTPYELETTDNDYVLLNGDEAIGMGAIAAGCRFYAGYPITPATDVMTYLKGRIERFGGNVVQAEDELSAINMALGAARAGARSMTATSGPGIDLMAETFGLIATSETPLVIADVMRSGPSTGMPTKQEQGDLNMALYGGHGEIPRFVLAPSSVSECFWKTVEAFNLAEQYQTPVYVLSDLAMAVTEQTFPPEVFDMDDVEIDRGKVVDEDSIEEWQDESGHFKPHAITDDGVSPRAFPGTEEGAHMSTGLEHDELGRRTESTDMRIEQVDKRNRKVETAREQEDLSPREFGNEDSDNLVVSWGSNEGALREAIDLLEEDDVDIRVLSVPYLFPRPDLTEEFERAEDVVVVECNATGQFADVLEHDTLQRVQRVNKYNGVRFKADELAGELKEALGIVDEAEVQA, via the coding sequence ATGACAGAGGACCTCAACTGGGCCGTCGGCGGGGAAGCCGGCGACGGGATCGACTCCACGGGGAAGATCTTCGCTCAGGCTCTCTCGCGGGCGGGACGACACGTCTTCACCTCGAAGGATTTCGCCTCCCGGATCCGCGGTGGCTACACGGCCTACAAGGTTCGCACGTCCGTTGACCGCGTCGAGAGCGTGGTCGATCGCCTCGACATCCTCATCGCGCTGACCGAGCGCACCGTCGAGGAGAACATGGACGAACTACACGACGACTCGATCATCATCTTCGACGGCGAACGCTCGATGATGTCGGACTTCGAAGCGCCCGGGGAGATGTTCGGACTCGACGTGCCGCTCAAGCGGCTCGCCGAGGACGCCGGGGGCGCAATCATGCGCAACATCGTCGCGCTCGGTGCCGCGTGTGAGGTGTCTGAGTTCCCGATCGAGAATCTCGACGAGTCGCTCGAAAAGCGCTTCGGCAACAAAGGCGAGTCCATCGTCGCCAACAACAAGGAGGCGGCCCGACTCGGCCAGGAGTACGTCCAGGAGGAGTACGACCTCTCGACGCCGTACGAGCTGGAGACGACCGACAACGACTACGTCCTCCTCAACGGTGACGAGGCAATCGGTATGGGCGCAATCGCCGCCGGCTGTCGCTTCTACGCCGGCTATCCGATTACGCCCGCGACCGACGTGATGACGTATCTGAAGGGGCGCATCGAGCGCTTCGGCGGGAACGTCGTCCAGGCGGAAGACGAGCTGTCGGCCATCAACATGGCACTCGGCGCGGCCCGCGCGGGTGCGCGGTCGATGACCGCCACCTCCGGCCCGGGTATCGACCTGATGGCCGAGACGTTCGGTCTCATCGCCACCTCGGAGACCCCGCTCGTCATCGCCGACGTGATGCGCTCCGGTCCCTCGACGGGGATGCCGACGAAACAGGAGCAGGGCGACCTGAATATGGCCCTGTACGGTGGGCACGGCGAGATTCCGCGGTTCGTCCTCGCGCCGTCCAGCGTCTCGGAGTGTTTCTGGAAGACCGTCGAGGCGTTCAACCTCGCCGAGCAGTACCAGACGCCCGTGTACGTCCTGTCGGACCTCGCGATGGCCGTCACGGAACAGACGTTCCCGCCGGAGGTCTTCGACATGGACGACGTCGAAATCGACCGCGGGAAGGTCGTCGACGAAGACTCCATCGAGGAGTGGCAGGACGAGTCCGGCCACTTCAAGCCGCACGCCATCACCGACGACGGCGTCTCCCCGCGTGCCTTCCCGGGCACGGAGGAGGGTGCACACATGAGCACCGGTCTCGAACACGACGAGCTCGGTCGCCGAACGGAGTCCACCGACATGCGCATCGAGCAGGTGGACAAGCGCAACCGGAAGGTCGAGACCGCTCGCGAACAGGAGGACCTCTCGCCCCGCGAGTTCGGGAACGAGGACAGCGACAACCTCGTCGTCTCGTGGGGGTCCAACGAGGGCGCGCTCCGCGAGGCAATCGACCTCCTGGAGGAAGACGACGTGGACATTCGCGTCCTGTCGGTGCCGTATCTGTTCCCGCGGCCGGACCTCACCGAGGAGTTCGAGCGCGCGGAGGATGTCGTCGTCGTGGAGTGTAACGCGACCGGGCAGTTCGCGGACGTGTTAGAACACGACACGCTCCAGCGGGTGCAGCGGGTCAACAAGTACAACGGTGTCCGCTTCAAGGCGGACGAACTCGCCGGCGAGCTCAAGGAGGCCCTTGGCATCGTCGACGAGGCGGAGGTGCAAGCATGA
- a CDS encoding FAD-dependent oxidoreductase: protein MEPTETTVRTVRDVGPDTVAIDLDTPADFEGKPGQFVKLSTIIDGEQEARFYTISSPDTEETFELTVGYDPEDGGDFSEYLLSLDAGNAVTVTGPFGSDFYEGESASLVLAGGPGVGPAVGIAEAAVRAGNDVTVVYFDDEPVHAERLDALAADAEVHVVDDEDGFRDAVAASFDDQQLFVYGFADFLELAEDAIEDAGGSFEDAKVENFG, encoded by the coding sequence ATGGAACCCACCGAAACGACCGTCCGTACCGTCCGCGATGTCGGTCCCGACACCGTCGCTATCGACCTCGATACGCCCGCCGACTTCGAGGGCAAACCCGGCCAGTTCGTGAAGCTCTCGACCATCATCGACGGCGAGCAGGAGGCCCGATTCTACACGATTTCCTCGCCCGATACCGAGGAGACGTTCGAACTCACCGTCGGCTACGACCCCGAGGACGGCGGCGACTTCTCCGAGTATCTCCTCTCGCTCGACGCCGGCAACGCCGTCACCGTCACTGGCCCGTTCGGCTCCGACTTCTACGAGGGGGAATCCGCGTCGCTCGTGCTCGCCGGGGGGCCGGGCGTCGGTCCCGCGGTCGGCATCGCCGAGGCCGCCGTCCGCGCCGGCAACGACGTGACCGTCGTTTACTTCGACGACGAGCCGGTTCACGCCGAGCGGCTCGACGCCCTCGCAGCCGACGCCGAAGTTCACGTCGTTGACGACGAGGACGGCTTCCGCGATGCCGTCGCGGCCAGCTTCGACGACCAGCAGCTGTTCGTCTACGGCTTCGCCGACTTCCTCGAACTCGCCGAGGATGCTATCGAGGACGCGGGCGGGAGCTTCGAGGACGCGAAGGTGGAGAACTTCGGCTGA
- a CDS encoding 2-oxoacid:ferredoxin oxidoreductase subunit beta yields the protein MSSDNVRFVDFKSDKQPTWCPGCGDFGTMNGMMKALAQTGNTPDDTFVVAGIGCSGKIGTYMHSYALHGVHGRALPVGTGVKMANPDLEVMVAGGDGDGYSIGAGHFVHAVRRNVDMTYVVMDNRIYGLTKGQFSPTSREDFETSTSPDGTHQQPINPLALAMAAGGSFIAQSFSSDAQRHAEIVQKAVEHDGFGFVNVFSPCVTFNDVDTYDYFRDSLVDVGDSDHDPTDYDAAKEKILDRETEYQGVLYQDESSTPYNELEGATENMADIEESPPEEAMDLVREFY from the coding sequence ATGAGCTCAGACAACGTCAGATTCGTCGACTTCAAGTCCGACAAACAACCAACCTGGTGTCCCGGCTGCGGTGACTTCGGGACGATGAACGGGATGATGAAAGCACTGGCCCAGACGGGCAACACCCCGGACGACACGTTCGTCGTCGCGGGTATCGGCTGCTCGGGGAAGATCGGGACGTACATGCACTCGTACGCGCTTCACGGCGTGCACGGGCGCGCGCTCCCGGTCGGCACGGGCGTGAAGATGGCCAACCCCGACCTCGAAGTGATGGTCGCGGGCGGTGACGGTGACGGCTACTCGATTGGTGCCGGGCACTTCGTCCACGCCGTGCGCCGCAACGTCGACATGACGTACGTCGTCATGGACAACCGCATCTACGGGCTGACGAAGGGGCAGTTCTCGCCGACCTCGCGCGAGGACTTCGAGACTTCGACCTCGCCGGACGGCACCCACCAACAGCCCATCAATCCGCTGGCGCTCGCGATGGCCGCCGGCGGCAGCTTCATCGCGCAGTCGTTCTCGTCGGACGCACAGCGACACGCAGAAATCGTCCAGAAGGCCGTCGAACACGACGGCTTCGGCTTCGTGAACGTCTTCTCGCCGTGCGTCACGTTCAACGACGTGGACACGTACGACTACTTCCGCGACTCGCTCGTCGACGTCGGCGACTCCGACCACGATCCGACGGACTACGACGCCGCGAAAGAGAAGATTCTCGACCGCGAGACCGAGTACCAGGGCGTCCTCTATCAGGACGAGTCTTCGACGCCGTACAACGAACTCGAAGGCGCGACCGAGAACATGGCCGACATCGAGGAGTCCCCGCCGGAGGAGGCGATGGACCTCGTGCGCGAGTTCTACTAA
- the mce gene encoding methylmalonyl-CoA epimerase — translation MHLDHTGLATTDLDSLLFCFEDLLDAEVAHEELFDGMRIAFLDVGGDYLELIEPVDGEGAIAGYLDANGPGIHHLAFATDDIEAALERAREQGVELIDEEPRDGAWGHDVAFLHPKSTGGMLVEFVEH, via the coding sequence ATGCACCTCGACCACACCGGGCTCGCGACGACCGACCTCGACTCGCTGCTGTTCTGTTTCGAAGACTTACTCGACGCCGAGGTCGCCCACGAGGAACTGTTCGACGGGATGCGAATCGCCTTTCTCGACGTTGGCGGCGACTACCTCGAACTCATCGAACCCGTCGACGGCGAGGGCGCAATCGCCGGCTATCTCGACGCGAACGGGCCGGGGATTCACCACCTCGCCTTCGCGACCGACGACATCGAGGCTGCGCTCGAACGCGCACGCGAGCAGGGTGTCGAGCTCATCGACGAGGAGCCGCGCGACGGCGCGTGGGGTCACGACGTTGCCTTCCTCCACCCCAAGTCGACGGGCGGGATGCTCGTCGAGTTCGTCGAACACTAA
- a CDS encoding NUDIX domain-containing protein, with product MVSHNADTVRSRLARLTDEYDPEVIEERETLDDDLFAELADYAADGYTGGGYAWVVRESPPDLSDSMPDAEDIAEPYPRVLLGYGRGDSAWGPTGGGREDGETYEEAAQREVFEETGTECSVTDCRRVRHLVSESETGEGTIHTLWVTFLAAETGGSIDVQESELNGAAWFHDLPDRLHPTVEDRPLSWDEWG from the coding sequence ATGGTCTCACACAACGCCGACACCGTCCGGTCGCGGCTCGCTCGCCTCACCGACGAGTACGACCCCGAGGTTATCGAAGAGCGCGAGACGCTGGACGACGACCTCTTCGCCGAACTCGCCGACTACGCGGCCGACGGCTACACCGGCGGCGGCTACGCGTGGGTCGTACGCGAATCGCCGCCCGACCTGTCGGATTCGATGCCCGACGCCGAGGACATAGCGGAACCCTACCCCCGCGTCCTCCTCGGCTACGGGCGCGGCGACAGCGCGTGGGGACCGACCGGCGGGGGCAGAGAAGACGGCGAGACCTACGAGGAAGCCGCACAGCGCGAGGTGTTCGAGGAGACCGGCACCGAGTGTTCGGTCACCGACTGCCGGCGCGTTCGCCATCTCGTCAGCGAGTCGGAGACGGGCGAGGGGACGATTCACACGCTGTGGGTCACGTTCCTCGCTGCGGAGACGGGCGGCAGCATCGACGTACAGGAATCGGAACTCAACGGCGCGGCGTGGTTCCACGACCTCCCCGACCGACTCCACCCGACGGTCGAAGACCGGCCCCTCTCGTGGGACGAGTGGGGTTAG
- a CDS encoding type I 3-dehydroquinate dehydratase — MTDYALDFERFRLAASTATLADEPAARDHADLVEFRMDLAADPLDQLADYDGDLPLLCTNRPTWEGGEAGDDGRLDALETASEHDAVAAIDVEVAAIEDGAQPTLEYAHEHDAAVIASVHDFEGTPESEQLARLLARAAAAGDVGKLAVTAETREETLRLLSITHAMTREGAAVATMAMGEVGAHTRAVAPGYGSKLGYAPVDPADATAPGQYDLETLAGLVESLSE, encoded by the coding sequence ATGACCGACTACGCGCTCGATTTCGAGCGGTTCCGACTCGCCGCCTCGACGGCCACGCTCGCCGACGAACCCGCGGCCCGCGACCACGCCGACCTCGTCGAGTTCCGGATGGACCTCGCCGCCGACCCGCTCGACCAGCTCGCCGACTACGACGGCGACCTCCCCCTCCTGTGCACGAACCGTCCGACGTGGGAGGGTGGCGAGGCCGGCGACGACGGGCGGCTGGACGCGCTCGAAACGGCGAGCGAGCACGACGCCGTCGCCGCAATCGACGTCGAGGTCGCCGCCATCGAGGACGGCGCACAGCCGACGCTCGAGTACGCCCACGAGCACGACGCCGCAGTAATCGCAAGCGTCCACGACTTCGAGGGAACGCCCGAGAGCGAGCAGCTGGCGCGACTGCTGGCGCGGGCGGCCGCGGCCGGCGACGTTGGCAAGCTCGCCGTCACGGCGGAGACGCGCGAGGAGACGCTTCGACTGCTCTCGATTACGCACGCGATGACCCGGGAGGGTGCGGCCGTCGCGACGATGGCGATGGGCGAGGTCGGGGCGCACACCCGCGCGGTCGCGCCGGGCTACGGCTCGAAGCTCGGCTACGCGCCCGTCGACCCCGCCGACGCGACCGCGCCCGGCCAGTACGACCTCGAAACGCTCGCGGGCCTCGTGGAGTCGCTATCAGAATAA
- a CDS encoding aldo/keto reductase: MSQQQSTDEVPVRDGMPVFGLGTWENDDQQQVADSVQSALEMGYRHIDTAQIYGNEEGVGDGIAAADVPREDIFLASKVWIPKLGHDDVIASTKESLEKLGTEYVDLMYVHWPAGAYDAEETLSAFAELKEDGLIERIGVSNFEPEHLDAARDVLGDDVFVNQVEMHPQLRQEALREYCADADIELVAYSPLARGGVFEMPTVSDIADKHDVSEPQVSLAWLREKGVTAIPKATSESHIRDNWESLALELDDEDIEAIDAIETTERCVNPDFGPDSWA; the protein is encoded by the coding sequence ATGTCACAACAACAGTCGACCGACGAGGTTCCGGTACGCGACGGCATGCCCGTCTTCGGACTGGGCACGTGGGAGAACGACGACCAACAGCAGGTCGCAGACTCCGTCCAGTCCGCACTGGAGATGGGGTATCGCCACATCGACACCGCCCAAATCTACGGCAACGAGGAGGGTGTCGGTGACGGTATCGCCGCCGCCGACGTGCCGCGTGAGGACATCTTCCTCGCCTCGAAGGTGTGGATACCGAAGCTCGGCCACGACGACGTTATCGCCTCCACCAAGGAGAGTCTCGAAAAGCTCGGTACGGAGTACGTGGACCTGATGTACGTTCACTGGCCGGCCGGGGCGTACGACGCCGAGGAGACGCTGTCGGCGTTTGCCGAACTGAAGGAGGATGGGCTCATCGAGCGCATCGGCGTCTCCAACTTCGAGCCGGAGCACCTCGACGCCGCACGGGACGTGCTCGGCGACGACGTGTTCGTCAATCAGGTGGAGATGCATCCGCAGCTCCGACAGGAAGCACTGCGCGAGTACTGTGCGGACGCCGACATCGAACTTGTCGCGTACTCCCCGCTCGCTCGCGGCGGCGTCTTCGAGATGCCGACCGTCTCCGACATCGCCGACAAACACGACGTGAGCGAGCCGCAGGTGAGTCTGGCGTGGCTGCGCGAGAAGGGCGTCACTGCGATTCCGAAGGCGACCAGCGAGAGTCACATCCGCGATAACTGGGAGAGTCTGGCCCTCGAACTCGACGACGAGGATATCGAGGCAATCGACGCCATCGAGACGACAGAGCGGTGCGTGAATCCGGATTTCGGTCCGGACAGCTGGGCGTAA
- a CDS encoding DNA-methyltransferase has translation METSHEVRVGDARDLSVGSVDLVVTSPPYPMVEMWDDSFTAQDPAIGAALDAADGDRAFQLMHDVLDDVWARLADAVSDGGIVAINVGDATRNTGEFQQYPNAAEITSRMRSHGFSTLPDILWRKPTNAQNKFMGSGMLPTNAYPTLEHEHILLFRNGGPREFPPSDETRYESAYFWDERNTWFSDAWEIRGRRQTLSDGGRDRSGAFPFEVPYRLVSMFSVYGDTVLDPFWGTGTTSLAALVAGRNSVGYERDGSLLSAFEQAVTEAPTLSSEVVGERLDSQHAFAADHPTSYEADHYDFGVKTRRERRIRLYEVADVSRDGRTWHATYDPV, from the coding sequence GTGGAGACGAGCCACGAGGTGCGAGTCGGCGACGCACGCGACCTCTCGGTGGGGAGTGTCGACCTCGTGGTCACCTCGCCGCCGTACCCGATGGTGGAGATGTGGGACGACAGCTTCACCGCACAAGACCCCGCTATCGGGGCGGCACTCGACGCCGCAGACGGCGACCGTGCCTTCCAGCTGATGCACGACGTGCTCGACGACGTGTGGGCGCGACTCGCCGACGCCGTGAGCGACGGCGGTATCGTCGCAATCAACGTCGGCGACGCCACCCGCAACACGGGTGAGTTCCAGCAGTACCCCAACGCCGCGGAAATCACCAGCCGGATGCGGAGCCACGGGTTCAGCACGCTCCCCGATATCCTCTGGCGCAAGCCGACCAACGCACAAAACAAGTTCATGGGCAGCGGGATGCTACCGACGAACGCCTACCCGACGCTCGAACACGAGCACATCCTCCTGTTTCGCAACGGGGGGCCCCGGGAGTTCCCACCCAGCGACGAGACGCGCTACGAGTCGGCGTACTTCTGGGACGAGCGGAACACGTGGTTTTCGGACGCGTGGGAGATTCGCGGCCGTCGCCAGACCCTCTCCGACGGCGGCCGCGACCGGTCGGGCGCGTTCCCGTTCGAGGTGCCCTACCGGCTCGTCTCGATGTTCTCCGTCTACGGCGACACGGTGCTCGACCCCTTCTGGGGGACCGGCACTACGTCGCTTGCAGCACTCGTCGCGGGCCGCAACTCCGTCGGCTACGAGCGCGACGGCTCGCTCCTCTCGGCCTTCGAGCAGGCAGTCACAGAGGCCCCGACCCTTTCGAGTGAGGTCGTCGGCGAGCGACTCGACAGCCAGCACGCCTTCGCCGCCGACCACCCCACCAGCTACGAGGCCGACCACTACGACTTCGGCGTGAAGACGCGCCGCGAGCGCCGGATTCGCCTCTACGAGGTCGCGGACGTGAGCCGCGACGGTCGGACGTGGCACGCGACGTACGACCCCGTCTGA
- a CDS encoding digeranylgeranylglycerophospholipid reductase, with product MSGDDADNFDVIIAGAGPAGGQCARDLAARDYDVLLLETEPEDEFPRQSNKSTAGTFPRMTGAFGVPDRLVEQFTDSVIVESPNDHYEQEQPGAVLDFVAFKQWLVEEARENGAEVRFDARVNTPITENGRVVGVTYDGSKEVHADIVVDATGPSASLAKKLDVVNLHRANQAIGIDYKLEGLNLDHEEYADLTGSMMLRLDHDIAPGGYSWIFHTGGDTAKVGVCYIQNERHDEVARDDMRIDDYLDYWRETDPRFEGAQAMEGEHILRGSAHIQMPGSLSTDGFMAVGDTVPTIDPLWGEGIHQGMKSGRAAAVTADHCLTGTDRNVSADEMSIYDGLWSEQVAPKMSKRLLMTELLYLVDNDRYDRFVRTMRELPNDTLSSANTGSLRSIAKLLEPGDLSYLAQLARNRITDPYGRWNPLS from the coding sequence ATGAGCGGAGACGATGCCGACAACTTCGACGTCATCATCGCCGGCGCAGGTCCGGCCGGGGGACAGTGTGCCCGGGACCTCGCCGCACGCGACTACGATGTCCTCCTCTTAGAGACCGAACCCGAAGACGAGTTCCCGCGCCAGAGCAACAAATCGACCGCCGGAACGTTCCCGCGGATGACCGGCGCATTCGGCGTTCCCGACCGCCTCGTGGAGCAGTTCACGGACAGCGTCATCGTCGAGTCGCCGAACGACCACTACGAACAGGAGCAGCCGGGCGCGGTCCTCGATTTCGTGGCGTTCAAGCAGTGGCTCGTCGAGGAGGCCCGCGAGAACGGTGCGGAAGTGCGCTTCGACGCGCGGGTGAACACGCCCATCACCGAGAACGGCCGCGTCGTCGGCGTGACGTACGACGGGTCCAAGGAAGTCCACGCCGACATCGTCGTGGACGCGACGGGGCCGAGCGCGTCGCTGGCGAAGAAACTCGACGTGGTGAACCTCCACCGCGCGAACCAGGCTATCGGCATCGACTACAAGCTGGAAGGGCTGAACCTCGACCACGAGGAGTACGCCGACCTCACCGGGTCGATGATGCTGCGGCTCGACCACGACATCGCGCCCGGCGGCTACTCGTGGATTTTCCACACCGGCGGCGACACCGCGAAGGTCGGCGTCTGTTACATCCAGAACGAGCGCCACGACGAGGTCGCACGCGACGATATGCGCATCGACGACTACCTCGACTACTGGCGGGAGACCGACCCGCGGTTCGAGGGCGCACAAGCCATGGAGGGAGAGCACATCCTCCGGGGGTCGGCGCACATCCAGATGCCCGGCTCGCTCTCGACGGACGGCTTCATGGCCGTCGGCGACACCGTTCCGACCATCGACCCGCTGTGGGGCGAGGGAATTCACCAGGGGATGAAGTCGGGTCGCGCGGCGGCGGTGACTGCTGACCACTGTCTGACGGGGACGGACCGCAACGTCTCCGCCGACGAGATGAGCATCTACGACGGGCTCTGGAGCGAGCAGGTCGCACCGAAGATGTCGAAGCGGCTGCTCATGACCGAGCTGTTGTATCTCGTCGACAACGACCGGTACGACCGGTTCGTCCGCACCATGCGTGAGCTGCCGAACGACACGCTGTCGAGTGCAAACACCGGAAGTCTGCGTTCTATCGCCAAGCTCCTCGAACCGGGCGATTTGTCGTATCTCGCCCAGCTCGCGCGCAACCGCATCACCGACCCCTACGGCCGCTGGAACCCGCTCTCGTAG
- a CDS encoding 3-dehydroquinate synthase II, with protein MTRSVWLKADDTVGDWETRRERITAGLEAGVDVVLVDAKDVDRVRELGQVTVAAFVGDDVHVMDSDDDYGEPDIRVVGKGGEGDSTVDLPSDFSGSADLTTLRRGNADASYVRILNQEYETFAQEAATEADYTVVIGEDWQIIPLENLIARIGDETELVTGVRNAEEARTAFETLELGADAVLLDSGDVGTIRDVVDVRDASEREQLDLEYATVTAVEETGSADRVCVDTGSMFDHDEGMLVGSMSRGLFFVHAETAESPYVASRPFRVNAGAVHAYARTPGGGTKYLAELGSGDEVQIVATDGSTREAIVGRAKIEKRPMFRVEAETENGDRIETLLQNAETIKVATEDGRTAVTELEAGDEILVYYEDTARHFGEEVDESIIEK; from the coding sequence ATGACACGCTCTGTCTGGCTGAAGGCCGACGACACCGTCGGCGACTGGGAGACACGCCGCGAGCGCATCACCGCCGGGCTGGAGGCCGGCGTCGACGTCGTTCTCGTCGATGCGAAGGACGTCGACCGCGTCCGCGAACTCGGACAGGTGACCGTGGCCGCCTTCGTCGGTGACGACGTGCACGTGATGGACAGCGACGACGACTACGGCGAACCGGACATCCGCGTCGTCGGGAAGGGCGGCGAGGGCGATTCGACGGTCGACCTCCCGTCTGATTTCTCCGGGAGTGCGGACCTGACGACGCTGCGTCGTGGCAACGCCGACGCCTCCTACGTCCGGATTCTGAACCAAGAGTACGAGACGTTCGCGCAGGAGGCCGCCACCGAGGCCGACTACACCGTCGTCATCGGCGAGGACTGGCAGATCATCCCGCTCGAGAATCTCATCGCGCGCATCGGCGACGAGACGGAGCTCGTCACCGGTGTGCGCAACGCCGAGGAGGCTCGCACCGCCTTCGAGACGCTCGAACTCGGTGCCGACGCCGTCCTACTCGACAGCGGCGACGTGGGGACGATTCGAGACGTGGTGGACGTGCGCGACGCCTCCGAGCGCGAACAGCTCGATTTGGAGTACGCGACCGTCACCGCCGTCGAGGAGACCGGCAGCGCCGACCGCGTCTGTGTCGACACCGGCTCGATGTTCGACCACGACGAGGGGATGTTGGTCGGCTCGATGTCGCGGGGGCTGTTCTTCGTCCACGCCGAGACCGCCGAGTCGCCGTACGTCGCCTCCCGCCCGTTCCGCGTGAACGCGGGCGCGGTCCACGCCTACGCCCGCACGCCCGGCGGCGGGACGAAGTATCTGGCCGAACTCGGCTCCGGCGACGAGGTACAGATCGTCGCGACGGACGGCTCGACGCGTGAGGCAATCGTGGGTCGTGCGAAAATCGAGAAACGCCCGATGTTCCGCGTCGAGGCCGAAACGGAAAACGGCGACCGCATCGAGACCTTACTCCAGAACGCCGAGACCATCAAGGTCGCCACCGAAGATGGCCGGACGGCGGTGACCGAACTCGAGGCCGGCGACGAGATTCTCGTCTACTACGAGGACACCGCCCGCCACTTCGGCGAGGAAGTCGACGAGAGCATCATCGAGAAGTAA